In one Streptomyces venezuelae genomic region, the following are encoded:
- a CDS encoding alpha/beta fold hydrolase: protein MPVARELVLRGHRVVMVDQPWHGAEAFVAESYQRQDLTAMAVEPSPLKDLGLDDYQARVTGIVRQAAHNGPVVLVGHSLGGVSVSRVGDAVPHLLHHICYMAAFCPSRVLPTADACTAAPENANAVSPVELTVGDPDRLGVLRLNFRTRASGELALLKEMICADYPDADFRRILAGMQTDEPVAAYAGRAVGRAGSWGRIPRTYLRFGRDRTIATALQDRMIAEADASTPGNSFRVHDFPGASHVGPLDPAPVAHVLDSLAG, encoded by the coding sequence ATGCCGGTTGCCCGGGAACTGGTGCTGCGCGGCCACCGCGTTGTCATGGTGGACCAGCCGTGGCACGGCGCGGAGGCCTTCGTGGCTGAGTCGTACCAGCGGCAGGACCTCACCGCGATGGCGGTCGAGCCCTCCCCGCTGAAGGACCTCGGGCTGGACGACTACCAGGCGCGCGTCACGGGCATCGTGCGGCAGGCCGCACACAACGGCCCGGTGGTGCTGGTCGGGCACAGCCTGGGTGGCGTATCGGTTAGCCGGGTCGGCGACGCCGTTCCGCACCTGCTGCACCACATCTGCTACATGGCCGCCTTCTGTCCCAGCCGCGTCCTGCCCACGGCGGACGCCTGCACGGCGGCACCCGAGAACGCGAACGCCGTCAGCCCAGTGGAGCTGACGGTGGGTGATCCGGACCGGCTCGGGGTCTTGCGGCTGAACTTCCGTACGAGGGCCAGCGGTGAGTTGGCCCTCCTGAAGGAGATGATCTGCGCGGACTACCCTGACGCCGACTTCCGCCGGATACTGGCCGGCATGCAGACCGACGAGCCCGTCGCGGCCTATGCGGGCCGAGCGGTCGGCCGGGCCGGCAGTTGGGGACGCATTCCCCGCACGTACCTACGTTTCGGCAGGGACCGTACGATCGCCACCGCGCTCCAGGACCGAATGATCGCGGAAGCCGACGCCTCCACGCCCGGCAACAGCTTCCGCGTGCACGATTTCCCCGGGGCGTCACACGTCGGCCCTCTGGACCCTGCCCCGGTTGCGCACGTCCTGGACTCACTCGCAGGGTAG
- a CDS encoding MerR family transcriptional regulator, producing MSYTVGQVAGFAGITVRTLHHYDRAGLLTPGERSPGGYRLYGDADLARIQQILFYRELGFALDEIAEILADPQANALAQLKARRRSLREQIGKLERLVEVAERAMEVQQTGVHLSPEERFEVFGEITFDLSYATEAGLKWRDSTGHRTAMASAARHSKEDWAQLMAEAARWREELLAAFAAGEPASSGRVQDLAEAHRQHIARWFTPCPPAMHQRIADDFADDPRAFALLVPPPQQRPGLAAYLRTAVHANAKNRSEREANRDTPSPGGSR from the coding sequence ATGAGTTACACCGTCGGTCAGGTCGCCGGCTTCGCCGGCATTACCGTCCGCACCCTGCACCACTACGACCGTGCCGGGCTCCTCACGCCCGGCGAGCGCAGCCCCGGCGGCTACCGCCTCTACGGCGACGCCGATCTGGCCCGGATTCAGCAGATCCTCTTCTACCGCGAACTCGGCTTCGCTCTCGATGAGATCGCCGAAATCCTGGCCGACCCGCAGGCCAACGCCCTCGCCCAGCTCAAGGCGAGGCGCCGGTCGCTGCGCGAGCAGATCGGCAAACTGGAGCGGCTCGTGGAGGTGGCCGAACGGGCCATGGAAGTGCAGCAGACCGGGGTGCACCTCAGCCCCGAGGAACGGTTCGAGGTGTTCGGCGAGATCACCTTTGACCTGAGCTACGCCACCGAGGCCGGGTTGAAGTGGCGGGACAGCACGGGCCATCGGACGGCCATGGCAAGCGCAGCCCGGCACTCCAAGGAGGACTGGGCCCAGCTCATGGCCGAGGCCGCGCGATGGCGTGAGGAACTGCTGGCAGCCTTCGCCGCCGGGGAGCCCGCATCCAGTGGGCGGGTCCAGGACTTGGCGGAAGCCCATCGCCAGCACATCGCCCGGTGGTTCACACCTTGCCCGCCCGCGATGCATCAGCGCATCGCGGATGACTTCGCGGACGACCCGCGGGCCTTCGCCCTGCTCGTGCCGCCACCCCAGCAGCGCCCAGGACTAGCCGCGTATCTGCGTACCGCCGTCCACGCCAACGCGAAGAACCGGTCCGAACGAGAGGCGAACAGAGACACCCCCAGTCCTGGAGGAAGCCGATGA
- a CDS encoding glycosyltransferase, which produces MTRILIAAAGSYGDVAPYTGLGSRLREAGYDVALATHHTFAPLVEAAGLRFRELPADTQAQRSANGRKELMRAAADFVRELGGGLVDAAVRGADLLVLSTTTAPLGWQLAEAMRIPTLGAYLQPAHPTRAFPPVVGGTRSLGGLGNRALGSFSLRMVDRVYADAVRDLRARLLLPAAAPGAVRARQERADWPVLHGFSPAVVPRPADWRAGLDVVGNWWPHHDRQTALPPELDAFLRAGPPPVFIGFGSMAGGEGARLSEIAVSALRAAGLRGVLQTGRAGLSASGDDILTVGEVPHALLFPEMAAVVHHAGAGTSAAALRAGVPAVPVPVTADQPFWAARLAALGTATVPIPFKDLTAPRLADALGRAVRDETYARSAGRLACTMAAEDGAGHVLKAIERLT; this is translated from the coding sequence ATGACCCGGATCCTGATCGCCGCAGCCGGCTCGTACGGCGATGTCGCCCCGTACACCGGCCTCGGCAGCCGCCTCCGCGAGGCCGGATACGACGTCGCGCTCGCCACCCACCACACCTTCGCACCGCTCGTTGAGGCCGCAGGCCTGAGATTCCGCGAGCTGCCGGCCGACACGCAGGCCCAGCGGAGTGCCAACGGCCGCAAGGAGCTGATGCGAGCCGCGGCAGACTTCGTCCGCGAGCTCGGAGGCGGACTCGTCGACGCGGCCGTGCGGGGCGCCGACCTACTGGTGCTCTCCACGACCACCGCGCCGCTGGGCTGGCAGCTGGCCGAGGCGATGCGCATCCCCACACTGGGGGCCTATCTCCAACCGGCACACCCCACCCGGGCCTTCCCGCCCGTGGTCGGCGGCACGCGCTCGCTCGGAGGCCTCGGCAACCGTGCTCTGGGGAGCTTCTCGCTGCGCATGGTCGACCGCGTGTACGCCGACGCAGTGCGCGACCTGCGCGCCCGCCTCTTGCTGCCCGCGGCCGCGCCGGGCGCGGTCCGCGCCCGACAGGAGCGGGCGGACTGGCCGGTACTGCACGGGTTCAGTCCGGCCGTGGTGCCCCGGCCCGCGGACTGGCGCGCCGGCCTGGACGTCGTCGGCAACTGGTGGCCGCACCACGACCGGCAGACCGCACTGCCGCCGGAACTCGACGCCTTTCTGCGGGCTGGGCCGCCCCCGGTCTTCATCGGCTTCGGGAGCATGGCGGGCGGGGAAGGCGCACGGCTGAGCGAGATCGCGGTGTCGGCTCTGCGCGCGGCCGGGTTGCGTGGTGTGCTGCAGACGGGACGGGCGGGGCTCTCGGCATCCGGCGACGACATCCTGACGGTCGGTGAGGTCCCGCACGCCCTGCTCTTCCCCGAGATGGCTGCCGTGGTGCACCACGCGGGCGCGGGCACTTCTGCGGCGGCGCTGCGCGCGGGCGTCCCGGCTGTCCCCGTCCCGGTCACGGCGGACCAGCCCTTCTGGGCAGCCCGTCTCGCCGCTCTCGGTACGGCAACAGTCCCCATCCCCTTCAAGGACCTGACCGCGCCCCGCCTTGCGGATGCGCTGGGCCGCGCGGTCCGTGACGAGACGTACGCGCGCTCCGCTGGACGCCTCGCCTGCACTATGGCCGCCGAGGACGGTGCTGGGCATGTGCTGAAGGCGATCGAGCGGCTGACCTAG
- a CDS encoding recombinase family protein, whose translation MANLVYKRVSTDQQSTARQNLVLDEAGIEDPVVFEEDGGTSSRLHPLQRPKFRELLTYARPGDTVHISEMFRLVRAAPGTSSTSSTATASPSASTTARSPRWTSPLATPAPASCCPP comes from the coding sequence GTGGCGAACCTGGTCTACAAGCGGGTCTCGACCGACCAGCAGTCCACCGCCCGGCAGAACCTCGTCCTGGACGAGGCCGGGATCGAGGACCCGGTCGTCTTTGAGGAGGACGGCGGCACCTCCAGCCGCCTGCACCCGCTCCAGCGCCCGAAGTTCCGCGAACTGCTCACCTACGCACGGCCGGGTGACACCGTGCACATCTCCGAGATGTTCCGCCTGGTGCGCGCGGCACCGGGCACATCCTCGACGTCCTCCACCGCGACCGCCTCGCCCTCCGCATCCACGACGGCGCGTTCTCCGCGATGGACCTCACCGCTCGCCACCCCCGCACCGGCGAGCTGCTGTCCACCGTGA
- a CDS encoding class I SAM-dependent methyltransferase, whose protein sequence is MELFDMVMAYAGRPVRTALEIGAGTGKATRLFAQRGVMVTATDPDAAMLAELRKHVPTSVRTVQAAFEDLQPGKRYGLVNAAAALHWTNPKGRWSRVAALLEPGGVFASCGGPFQLADPAVEAAVRAARAPFLESDEIPSPDGTPPDHEMQWPGTELQQSEWFTDVQQSVIERRLTMSPGDYVGHLSTISAYLVLPTAERERVFSQIMQILPDRVEMAADITVHLARRRHED, encoded by the coding sequence GTGGAGCTGTTCGACATGGTGATGGCCTATGCGGGCCGCCCGGTTCGGACAGCCCTCGAGATCGGCGCTGGGACAGGCAAGGCAACCCGCCTGTTCGCTCAACGAGGGGTCATGGTCACCGCGACCGATCCTGACGCGGCCATGCTCGCCGAACTGCGCAAGCACGTGCCGACGAGCGTCAGAACGGTGCAAGCCGCGTTCGAGGACTTGCAACCGGGCAAACGGTATGGACTGGTCAATGCGGCAGCAGCGCTGCATTGGACGAACCCAAAGGGCCGGTGGTCGCGCGTGGCCGCGCTGCTGGAACCGGGTGGCGTATTCGCCTCATGCGGCGGGCCATTTCAACTGGCTGACCCGGCTGTGGAGGCAGCTGTCCGCGCAGCGCGAGCACCATTCTTGGAGAGTGACGAGATTCCGTCGCCTGACGGGACGCCTCCGGATCATGAGATGCAGTGGCCGGGTACTGAGCTGCAACAGTCTGAGTGGTTCACCGACGTTCAGCAGTCCGTGATCGAACGGCGCCTGACGATGAGCCCTGGCGACTACGTTGGTCATCTCTCCACCATCTCGGCTTATCTCGTCTTGCCGACCGCAGAGCGAGAGCGGGTATTCAGCCAGATCATGCAGATACTACCGGACAGAGTCGAGATGGCCGCCGACATCACCGTCCATCTCGCGCGTCGGCGCCACGAGGATTGA
- a CDS encoding RNA-binding protein — translation MPPSFAHQITKYNPADRDERGHYTGAEDTVSDHGPVEAAYLEAIAAFAREAGIDTLEIREPEVTGFVNFGLEEPLDGHGLAGLFPPDLTGYYDGAEVSLSVALELVRTMLRDEGAWCRLEREDTFTIHVGWDQYVYVSSDRPCDAAVAQTRELGLFAQPISASPYAADLEEPEVIEAADEDFWERVRVELASQQTLLLEEAYVRNATRWHRLTASNLDPVRDQLGPRAILTIWPDLNPDVDEVLAALPADASMDFVWEAPNGTIRHVTIDETDHQQLASLVAGAKAACSLPLILDERHPLFHAALPDSDGVLRARW, via the coding sequence GTGCCGCCGTCCTTCGCTCATCAGATAACCAAGTACAACCCCGCCGACCGTGACGAGCGCGGGCACTACACGGGTGCTGAGGACACGGTGAGCGACCACGGACCGGTCGAGGCGGCCTACTTGGAGGCGATCGCCGCCTTCGCACGGGAAGCGGGCATCGACACACTGGAGATCCGTGAACCCGAGGTCACCGGCTTCGTCAACTTCGGCCTGGAAGAACCGCTTGACGGCCATGGCCTCGCCGGCCTGTTCCCGCCGGACCTAACTGGCTACTACGACGGTGCCGAAGTTTCACTGTCTGTAGCGTTGGAGCTGGTGCGGACCATGCTTCGCGACGAGGGTGCTTGGTGCCGGTTGGAGCGCGAGGACACGTTCACCATCCACGTCGGGTGGGACCAGTACGTGTACGTCAGCAGCGACCGACCCTGCGACGCAGCGGTCGCACAGACACGTGAACTCGGCCTGTTTGCACAACCGATCAGCGCCTCCCCCTACGCGGCTGATCTTGAGGAACCTGAAGTGATCGAGGCTGCCGACGAGGACTTCTGGGAAAGAGTCCGCGTCGAACTCGCGTCGCAACAGACGCTGCTCCTGGAAGAGGCCTACGTCCGTAACGCGACCCGTTGGCACCGCCTCACCGCGAGCAATCTCGACCCGGTACGCGATCAGCTCGGTCCTCGCGCGATCCTGACGATCTGGCCGGACCTCAACCCCGATGTTGACGAGGTCCTTGCTGCGCTGCCCGCGGACGCCTCCATGGACTTCGTCTGGGAGGCACCAAACGGAACGATCCGCCACGTCACCATCGACGAAACCGATCACCAACAGCTCGCCTCCCTGGTCGCGGGCGCGAAAGCAGCCTGCTCTTTGCCCCTGATTCTCGACGAGCGCCACCCGCTGTTCCATGCTGCCTTGCCGGATAGCGACGGCGTGCTGCGCGCCAGGTGGTGA
- a CDS encoding ADP-ribosylglycohydrolase family protein, with the protein MKWIQRAAGAVVGSAVGDALGAPFEFGPQGAFSARFPAPGAGGEMCGGGGWDPGEATDDTQMAVLVAESLLERAGLDLPDIFARFQRWAASEPKDIGLQTEDVLTNGMPWDLAAAIHFQVNQRAAGNGSLMRASTSAVHFAAAGQEATMEAARRIAALTHGDRAAWEGTAIFHELIRVTFEDIDPLAALPDVLALVHPDHRGRYATVLAPDWHPDQATEFNGAVWPCLGSAVWALRTSASFEDAIRAAIDLGGDTDTVAAVTGGLAGAYYGLDAIPARWTQPLRVPLPGFDGRVLHLTDLLHLAHRLGG; encoded by the coding sequence ATGAAGTGGATTCAGCGGGCCGCTGGCGCGGTCGTCGGCTCAGCGGTGGGTGACGCTCTGGGCGCCCCCTTCGAGTTTGGCCCCCAGGGAGCGTTCTCTGCGCGGTTTCCCGCGCCTGGTGCCGGTGGCGAGATGTGCGGAGGTGGTGGCTGGGACCCCGGCGAGGCCACTGACGACACGCAGATGGCCGTCTTGGTCGCGGAGTCGCTGCTGGAGCGGGCCGGGCTGGATCTGCCGGACATCTTCGCCCGCTTCCAGCGGTGGGCGGCATCAGAGCCGAAGGACATCGGCTTGCAGACCGAAGACGTCCTGACCAACGGCATGCCCTGGGACCTCGCCGCCGCGATCCACTTCCAGGTCAACCAACGAGCGGCGGGAAATGGCTCCTTGATGCGGGCGTCGACCTCCGCAGTTCACTTCGCGGCCGCCGGCCAAGAAGCCACCATGGAGGCGGCCCGCCGTATCGCTGCCCTCACCCACGGGGACCGCGCGGCCTGGGAAGGCACCGCGATCTTCCACGAGCTCATCCGTGTCACGTTCGAGGACATTGACCCCCTCGCCGCGCTCCCGGACGTCCTGGCTCTTGTCCACCCCGACCACCGCGGCCGCTACGCTACCGTCCTCGCGCCCGACTGGCACCCCGATCAGGCGACCGAGTTCAACGGTGCCGTCTGGCCCTGTCTGGGCTCAGCCGTCTGGGCCTTGCGCACCTCCGCCAGCTTCGAAGACGCGATACGCGCGGCGATCGACCTCGGCGGTGACACGGACACCGTCGCCGCGGTGACCGGAGGCCTCGCGGGGGCGTACTACGGGCTGGACGCAATCCCCGCCCGCTGGACCCAACCGCTCCGTGTCCCCCTCCCAGGATTCGACGGACGGGTGCTGCACCTGACAGATCTGCTCCACCTCGCACACCGCCTCGGAGGCTGA
- a CDS encoding excalibur calcium-binding domain-containing protein produces MAALFFTLFLIMAGTKTPGDPEPAPTVTVTEPGPTVTETETAEASKPAVNDESPDASERTTDSPEPTATPTTESSSQQDAYYANCDEARAAGAAPLYAGDPGYSTDLDRDGDGVACEPYAGP; encoded by the coding sequence TTGGCTGCACTGTTCTTCACCCTGTTCTTGATCATGGCGGGGACCAAGACACCAGGGGACCCTGAACCCGCGCCGACCGTCACGGTGACAGAACCAGGCCCGACCGTGACAGAAACCGAGACCGCGGAGGCCTCCAAGCCGGCAGTCAACGACGAATCACCCGACGCATCCGAGCGCACCACTGACTCCCCGGAACCGACAGCCACGCCCACGACCGAGTCGAGCAGCCAGCAGGATGCGTACTACGCGAACTGCGACGAGGCGCGGGCTGCCGGTGCTGCACCGCTCTACGCAGGTGATCCGGGGTACAGCACAGACCTCGATCGGGACGGTGACGGAGTGGCGTGCGAGCCGTACGCCGGACCCTGA
- a CDS encoding WD40 repeat domain-containing protein has product MEPDEALSGCTPPRTERSSRCRPPHTDRILSLAYFPLDGGIVASAGADRTVRTWEASNGRPLLRLRGHESAVTGLAAGEADSTAVLASTDEDAKILVWDAMSGRRLADLHAARPLSALAFGTINDTGVLAAAEQDGPIRVWEALSGEELATLDTTDMSVTTLTVCTIAGTPVVLAGTRAKTVHAWQLPGGAAMGMVPVEQIPLALSFSSTGFLHVAGGDGLTSIHHFSS; this is encoded by the coding sequence GTGGAACCGGACGAGGCACTGTCCGGGTGCACGCCACCGCGGACGGAGCGCTCAAGCAGGTGCCGACCCCCCCATACGGACCGGATCCTCTCCCTCGCCTACTTCCCCCTAGACGGAGGCATCGTCGCTTCCGCCGGTGCTGACCGCACGGTACGCACCTGGGAGGCATCCAATGGCCGTCCCCTCTTACGCCTGCGTGGCCATGAGAGCGCGGTGACGGGATTGGCAGCCGGAGAAGCCGACTCGACCGCGGTCCTGGCCTCAACGGACGAGGACGCCAAGATCCTGGTGTGGGACGCAATGTCAGGTCGCCGCCTGGCGGACCTGCACGCTGCGCGTCCGCTCAGCGCCCTCGCCTTCGGGACCATCAACGACACTGGCGTCCTTGCTGCCGCGGAACAGGACGGTCCCATCCGGGTGTGGGAGGCGCTCTCGGGGGAGGAGCTGGCAACACTCGACACCACTGACATGTCTGTCACCACACTCACCGTCTGCACGATCGCGGGCACCCCCGTTGTACTGGCGGGCACACGCGCCAAGACGGTCCACGCCTGGCAACTGCCCGGGGGAGCCGCGATGGGAATGGTCCCCGTCGAGCAGATTCCGCTTGCCTTGTCCTTCTCCTCGACGGGGTTCCTGCACGTCGCGGGAGGCGATGGCCTGACATCGATCCACCACTTCTCATCCTGA
- a CDS encoding RHS repeat-associated core domain-containing protein has translation MPTDFSVAGVGQELTLARTYNSLDAPWGKVSQRWWQQYERYLQVLEDEVVLYDASGDTLRFKKAADGSYTTPKGYSKELKKNADGTYTVTNWKSHTKDTYNEHGTLTKVTDKNKGTITVTQHDEGSEHKGFKLTETRSGRWIDLVKTDASQWQAKDNSGRTAVFDLDPVGNLHKTTDAEGKTTTFGYDSSRRLEKITTAEGRVTVFTYDSANRVTSMLRATDLNGSGHTGPTWTYQYDTTSPTAAGTTKVTDPEEHVTRYEHDGDGEVEKVTDALDHKRSTKYDADHNVDTATDAMGTGTTPGNVSDYGFNTRNNLETVKSPTGGKSTTNWQTIAGGDKPKDSTNADGEKTSFTYDTAGNTKSVAQSGTGGGNVSYTYNPASPDCGGFEGQRCTTQTKMSSTKTVKTSFRYDDKGNLVKVTPPKPLGETTYTYDALGRTETLTDGRGVKKVFTYDHLDRIKTVSTTNDTVRYHYDGDGNLRQRDDSTGTVKYDFDPLQRETVRTLQDGSQTLLAYTPAGNVDYYQDPTGKSDYTWNEVNKLKEFKDPQGKTTTYKYNNNDIRTQTSYPGGTVQTVDVDKSSRPEKIKATSPKGTLVDLAYTYGYGTDGKTDGDKIRATTDAVTGMKTTYTYDGAGRFSYAEEKKGSTLNESWQYCYDLAGNLTSQGTAEGCPRGTTYTINDAQQITAKNGSATNWSYDPEGHETAGASTPEGTRTGEKWSDHSQLTSLTVGGKTYEGRYGSTDQSERIKLGDTYFHNGPLGLSATSTAGVDTGFNREPGGTLNSMTRDGKTYFYLTDALGSVIAVTDGSGEKVNTYSYSPRGVERSTTSEKATQPYRFAGGYQDPTGLYHYAARYYDPNVGRFTQPDPSGQEQNPYLYAAGDPVNKIDPSGLGFCDSTFGKISGGVMCASKSVKKKVNKGASGVSAGTAVCAVAAGPSPVGVGCGTVGAAAGVVAFLTSD, from the coding sequence GTGCCTACTGACTTCTCCGTCGCCGGCGTCGGTCAGGAACTGACCCTGGCGCGCACCTACAACTCTCTGGACGCGCCGTGGGGGAAGGTCTCCCAGCGATGGTGGCAGCAGTACGAGCGCTACCTCCAAGTCTTGGAGGACGAAGTGGTGCTCTACGACGCCTCCGGCGACACCCTGCGCTTCAAGAAGGCCGCCGACGGCTCCTACACCACGCCCAAGGGCTACTCCAAGGAGCTGAAGAAGAACGCCGACGGCACCTACACGGTCACCAACTGGAAGTCGCATACCAAGGACACCTACAACGAGCACGGCACCCTGACCAAGGTCACAGACAAGAACAAGGGCACCATCACCGTCACCCAGCACGACGAGGGCAGCGAGCACAAGGGCTTCAAGCTGACCGAAACCCGCTCGGGCCGCTGGATCGACCTGGTCAAGACCGACGCCTCGCAGTGGCAGGCGAAGGACAACTCCGGTCGCACGGCCGTCTTCGACCTCGACCCGGTCGGCAACCTGCACAAAACCACCGACGCCGAAGGCAAGACCACCACCTTCGGCTACGACTCCTCCCGCCGCCTGGAGAAAATCACCACCGCCGAGGGCCGCGTCACCGTCTTCACCTACGACAGCGCCAACCGCGTCACCTCCATGCTGCGGGCCACCGACTTGAACGGCTCCGGCCACACCGGCCCGACATGGACCTACCAATACGACACCACCTCGCCCACGGCCGCCGGAACGACGAAGGTCACCGACCCCGAAGAACACGTGACACGCTACGAGCACGATGGTGACGGTGAAGTCGAAAAGGTCACCGACGCGTTGGACCACAAGCGGTCCACGAAGTACGACGCGGACCACAATGTGGACACGGCCACGGACGCGATGGGTACCGGCACCACGCCCGGCAACGTGTCCGACTACGGATTCAACACCCGCAACAACCTGGAGACGGTGAAGTCGCCCACCGGCGGAAAGTCGACGACCAACTGGCAGACAATCGCCGGCGGCGACAAGCCCAAGGATTCCACCAACGCCGACGGCGAGAAGACGTCCTTCACCTACGACACGGCCGGCAACACCAAGTCGGTGGCGCAGTCCGGCACCGGCGGCGGCAACGTCTCGTACACCTACAACCCCGCCAGCCCCGACTGCGGCGGCTTCGAGGGCCAACGGTGCACGACCCAGACGAAGATGTCGTCCACGAAGACGGTGAAGACGTCCTTCAGGTACGACGACAAGGGCAACCTGGTGAAGGTGACCCCGCCCAAGCCGCTGGGTGAAACCACGTACACCTACGACGCGTTGGGCCGCACCGAGACCCTCACCGACGGCCGCGGGGTGAAGAAGGTCTTCACCTACGACCACCTCGACCGCATCAAGACGGTCTCCACGACCAACGACACGGTCCGCTACCACTACGACGGCGACGGCAACCTCCGCCAGCGCGACGACTCCACCGGCACGGTGAAGTACGACTTCGACCCGTTGCAGCGGGAGACGGTCCGTACCCTGCAGGACGGCTCCCAGACCCTGCTCGCCTACACCCCGGCGGGCAACGTTGATTACTACCAGGACCCGACCGGCAAGTCCGACTACACCTGGAACGAGGTCAACAAACTCAAGGAGTTCAAGGACCCACAGGGCAAGACCACCACATACAAGTACAACAACAACGACATCCGCACTCAGACCTCCTACCCCGGCGGTACCGTCCAGACCGTCGACGTCGACAAGTCCAGCCGGCCGGAGAAGATCAAGGCGACGTCCCCCAAGGGCACCCTGGTCGATCTCGCCTACACCTACGGCTACGGCACCGACGGCAAAACCGACGGCGACAAGATCCGCGCCACAACAGACGCCGTGACCGGCATGAAGACGACCTACACCTACGACGGTGCGGGACGCTTCTCCTACGCCGAGGAGAAGAAGGGCTCCACCCTCAACGAGTCCTGGCAGTACTGCTACGACCTGGCCGGCAACCTCACCAGCCAGGGCACCGCCGAGGGCTGCCCGCGTGGCACCACCTACACCATCAACGACGCCCAGCAGATCACCGCCAAGAACGGCTCCGCCACCAACTGGTCGTATGACCCGGAAGGCCATGAGACGGCCGGCGCCTCCACCCCGGAGGGCACCCGCACCGGGGAGAAGTGGTCGGATCACAGCCAGCTCACCTCCCTCACCGTCGGGGGCAAGACGTACGAGGGGCGTTACGGCTCCACCGACCAGAGTGAGCGCATCAAGCTCGGCGACACCTACTTCCATAACGGGCCGCTGGGTCTGTCGGCGACGTCAACTGCCGGGGTGGACACGGGCTTCAACCGCGAGCCCGGGGGCACGCTGAACTCCATGACCCGGGACGGGAAGACCTACTTCTACCTCACCGACGCGCTCGGCTCCGTCATTGCGGTCACTGACGGGTCCGGTGAGAAGGTCAACACGTACTCCTACAGCCCCCGCGGCGTGGAGCGGTCGACCACCTCGGAGAAGGCCACCCAGCCCTACCGGTTCGCCGGCGGTTACCAGGACCCCACCGGCCTCTACCACTACGCGGCCCGCTACTACGACCCCAACGTCGGCCGCTTCACCCAGCCCGACCCCTCCGGCCAGGAACAGAATCCCTACCTCTACGCGGCAGGGGACCCCGTAAACAAAATTGACCCGTCAGGGCTGGGCTTCTGCGATAGCACGTTCGGGAAGATATCCGGTGGCGTCATGTGCGCATCGAAGAGTGTGAAGAAGAAAGTCAACAAGGGAGCATCGGGTGTGTCTGCTGGAACAGCCGTGTGCGCTGTTGCCGCAGGGCCCTCTCCCGTCGGCGTAGGCTGCGGCACCGTCGGAGCGGCAGCCGGTGTAGTGGCGTTCCTTACGAGCGACTGA
- a CDS encoding IS5 family transposase (programmed frameshift), translating to MGKRESRPWIVSDELWSLIEPLLPKPGPKLVEGRPRVPDRQALCGILFVLHTGIQWEYLPQELGFGSGMTCWRRLAAWNEASVWDQLHVLLLEKLRSKNQLDWERAVIDSARPGRPTGPKSGPSPVDRARPGSKHHLIVDGQGIPLAVSLTSGNRNDVTQLLPLLDKIPPVAGTVGRPRRRPDALLADRGYDHDIYRRQLWQRGIRPVIARRGEPHGTGLGIFRYVVERSIAWLHGFRRLRIRWERRDDIHEAFLGLAVCLITHRHVQRLC from the exons ATGGGAAAGCGTGAGTCGCGGCCGTGGATCGTGTCGGATGAACTGTGGTCGTTAATTGAGCCGTTGCTCCCGAAGCCGGGTCCGAAGCTGGTGGAGGGAAGACCGCGGGTGCCGGACCGGCAGGCCCTGTGCGGCATCCTCTTCGTCCTGCACACCGGCATCCAATGGGAGTACCTGCCCCAGGAGCTCGGCTTCGGCTCGGGCATGACCTGCTGGCGGCGCCTGGCCGCCTGGAACGAGGCCAGTGTCTGGGACCAGTTGCACGTGCTACTGCTGGAGAAGCTGCGGTCGAAGAACCAGCTGGACTGGGAGCGGGCGGTGATCGACTCC GCACGTCCGGGCCGCCCGACGGGGCCCAAAAGCGGACCCAGCCCGGTCGACCGCGCACGCCCGGGCAGCAAGCACCACCTCATCGTCGACGGCCAGGGCATCCCGCTCGCGGTGTCGCTGACCAGCGGCAACCGCAACGACGTCACCCAACTCCTGCCTCTGCTCGACAAGATCCCGCCCGTCGCGGGCACAGTCGGCAGGCCGCGTCGGCGCCCGGATGCTTTGCTGGCCGACCGGGGCTACGACCACGACATCTATCGCCGCCAGCTCTGGCAGCGCGGCATCCGGCCCGTGATCGCAAGACGGGGCGAGCCCCACGGCACCGGCCTGGGCATCTTCCGCTACGTCGTCGAACGCTCCATCGCCTGGCTCCACGGTTTCCGCCGCCTACGCATCCGCTGGGAACGACGCGACGACATCCACGAAGCATTCCTCGGCCTCGCCGTCTGCCTGATCACCCACCGACACGTCCAACGTCTTTGTTAG